One Aegilops tauschii subsp. strangulata cultivar AL8/78 chromosome 7, Aet v6.0, whole genome shotgun sequence genomic window carries:
- the LOC109740403 gene encoding uncharacterized protein → MEGSEGSGASCSAAAAAAAEQQVRVVRCPKCEKFLPELPNYSVYVCGGCGATLQAKKHSAPETTCLDKTDVVHVKYLEVLESSPEKKEPVSEANFETISEENSQRVQATPEERLVTQRMMPEHRDSRCSSGDDQIPREPSTLMFEATLRDDSTEIREAKYRRIRNEEKGEVKQPVRPSDRSHISVVDTIPPNAYHGEHQMKSSFGDANGTQCADGRNMDGPSSVSGLEKDRAELLRMLDELRDQVQRSCEITEKPSVGASTSRVVDASSSYSPHELLSRLRHGSPQLQRNGSQCSPSLSGQNPGVPHAYASVPTHQDLRGYREPATHMGAPCYPVGQYPWRNYDSYFFGQHNHDPLVSYHHGGFYHQPACSCLHCHHREFLPVQGAPMGFNHHRVPYPGAYPVNGSVMFGMQNNNSRGINASMHRGHMRGNLSKKPPQTCEPIACGAPFTICYNCYEVLQLPKKCPLPGKDEYKLRCGSCSHVIVVKLDGSRLDVSAPSPISHVSAASRNNSSDVQGSNAYSATDERLLPLYSFSAGSHCSRERDLHSNSSDAEKVQGISLSSSIFEDENNLARSNSQRGTPRSSDLPVEAQVVSRVPSLPLQHHFAHSPSERVVNGSGKGSRSTRSEHEKTVLTETCRHNTIKDVRVVSVMSLSDDEYEDLDCSQDPGVGAQHVDRPIVTKTGDSFFTNLMKKSFKINNGVGNGRAKVFINGYPISDRAVKKAEKIAGPIYPGEYWYDYRAGFWGVMGQSCLGMIPPFIPQLNYPMPKNCAGGNTGIFINGRELHQKDFDLLVGRGLSESPDRSYKVEMSGKVYDDVSGEELYCLGKLAPTVEKMKRGFGMRPPRTIH, encoded by the exons ATGGAGGGGTCGGAGGGGTCGGGTGCTTCGTgttccgcggcggcggcggcggcggccgagcaGCAGGTGCGGGTGGTGCGGTGCCCCAAGTGCGAGAAGTTCTTGCCGGAGCTGCCCAACTACTCCGTCTACGTCTGCGGCGGATGCGGCGCCACTCTCCAAG CAAAAAAGCACTCAGCACCCGAGACTACTTGTTTGGACAAAACTGACGTTGTACATGTGAAGTACCTTGAAGTGTTGGAGAGTTCGCCAGAGAAGAAGGAACCAGTATCTGAAGCTAATTTTGAAACTATCTCAGAAGAAAACTCTCAGAGAGTCCAAGCTACTCCCGAAGAGAGATTAGTAACCCAAAGAATGATGCCAGAACACAGAGATTCCAGATGTAGTTCTGGTGATGACCAAATCCCAAGAGAGCCAAGCACCTTGATGTTTGAGGCCACTCTTAGAGATGACAGCACGGAGATTCGGGAAGCCAAGTACCGGCGCATACGGAATGAGGAGAAAGGAGAAGTAAAGCAACCCGTGAGACCAAGTGACAGATCTCATATCTCTGTAGTCGACACCATTCCTCCTAATGCTTATCATGGTGAACACCAGATGAAGTCAAGCTTTGGAGATGCAAATGGTACTCAGTGCGCAGACGGGAGGAATATGGACGGTCCTAGCAGTGTCAGTGGACTTGAGAAAGACCGCGCCGAGCTTTTACGGATGCTTGATGAGCTGAGGGATCAGGTGCAGAGATCCTGCGAAATCACGGAGAAGCCCAGTGTAGGCGCCTCCACAAGTAGAGTGGTGGATGCCTCGAGTTCGTACAGTCCTCATGAACTGCTGAGTCGGTTGCGGCACGGCTCGCCTCAGTTACAGCGGAACGGTTCTCAGTGCTCACCATCCTTGAGTGGGCAAAATCCTGGCGTTCCGCATGCTTATGCTTCAGTCCCCACACATCAAGATCTACGTGGATATAGAGAGCCTGCCACACACATGGGGGCTCCTTGCTATCCTGTTGGCCAGTATCCATGGAGGAATTATGACAGTTATTTCTTTGGACAGCATAATCATGACCCTCTCGTCTCTTACCACCATGGCGGTTTCTACCACCAGCCTGCTTGCTCTTGCCTGCATTGTCATCACCGTGAGTTCTTGCCTGTTCAGGGGGCTCCGATGGGTTTCAATCATCACAGGGTGCCATATCCTGGGGCGTACCCGGTTAACGGTTCTGTGATGTTTGGCATGCAAAATAACAATTCGAGAGGCATCAATGCTTCGATGCACCGCGGTCACATGAGGGGCAACCTGAGCAAGAAGCCTCCGCAAACATGTGAACCGATTGCCTGCGGAGCCCCGTTTACCATATGCTACAACTGTTATGAAGTGCTGCAACTTCCCAAGAAGTGCCCCTTGCCTGGGAAGGATGAGTACAAGCTACGTTGTGGGTCATGCTCTCATGTGATCGTGGTCAAGCTTGATGGAAGCAGGCTTGATGTTTCAGCGCCTTCGCCAATTTCACACGTGTCTGCTGCTAGTAGAAATAACTCCAGTGATGTCCAAGGAAGCAATGCATACTCTGCTACTGATGAGAGACTGCTTCCGCTTTACAGCTTTTCTGCAGGGAGTCATTGCTCTCGAGAAAGAGATCTGCACTCAAACTCAAGTGACGCAGAAAAGGTGCAAGGTATATCATTGTCTTCTAGCATTTTTGAAGATGAGAATAATCTTGCGAGATCTAATTCACAGAGGGGCACCCCTAGGTCTAGTGATCTGCCCGTTGAAGCCCAAGTTGTTAGCCGTGTTCCAAGTTTACCTCTTCAGCATCATTTTGCACATTCACCATCTGAGAGGGTGGTTAATGGATCAGGAAAAGGAAGCAGAAGTACCCGGTCTGAGCATGAGAAGACAGTATTAACCGAAACTTGTAGACACAACACTATAAAAGATGTACGTGTGGTGAGTGTGATGAGCTTGTCAGATGATGAGTACGAGGATCTGGACTGCAGTCAAGATCCCGGTGTTGGGGCTCAACATGTAGATCGCCCTATTGTCACGAAAACGGGTGATTCATTCTTTACCAATCTCATGAAGAAGAGTTTTAAAATCAACAATGGAGTGGGCAATGGCAGAGCAAAGGTATTCATTAATGGCTATCCCATCTCCGATCGTGCTGTCAAGAAGGCTGAGAAGATTGCTGGACCAATCTATCCTGGTGAATACTG GTATGATTACCGTGCAGGGTTCTGGGGTGTGATGGGTCAATCCTGCCTTGGCATGATACCT CCGTTCATTCCACAACTAAATTATCCTATGCCCAAGAACTGCGCTGGTGGAAATACTGGTATATTTATCAATGGGAGAGAACTTCACCAGAAAGATTTCGACTTACTCGTGGGCCGTGGTCTCTCAGAATCTCCTGACAGATCATATAAGGTTGAGATGTCTGGTAAAGTGTATGATGATGTCTCTGGTGAAGAACTTTATTGTCTTGGCAAACTTGCACCGAC TGTTGAGAAGATGAAGCGCGGTTTCGGCATGCGACCCCCAAGGACCATCCACTGA
- the LOC141027251 gene encoding uncharacterized protein, whose amino-acid sequence MEVKYEEEDTSLMLLCSLPSSYTNFRDTILYSRDTLTRNEVYEALNSKEKMKLMVPHDGSSSSQAEGLSVRGRTKEKNSNNGNIGKSKNGYRGRSQSRDKKYCRYCKRDGHDISECFKLQNKEKRKGSKQGESSTNVARDDSSDDALVVIAGCAETNDEWIEGIGSVRIKMFDGTIRTLTDVRYIPKMKRNLISVSALDAKGYKYSGGDSVLKVTKGSLVVMKVLNKRGLLDGYEPGKLKFCEHCIFGKNKRVKFNTSTHTTEGYKLWNPETQKVVISRNVIFNESAMLHDVPSTNVPVESEQQPIVQEPTVQVDHVIDQVILLRKLKHSSIRTLLSIVAMLDLELEQLDVKTAFLHGELEEDIYMEQPEGFVIPGKEKLVCFKRPNYDSCVYLKIVNGSTIYLLLYVDDMLIVAKSMSDIDELKKQLSNEFEIKDLGAAKKILGMEISRNRPSGKVYLSQKGYIDKVLRRFNMHNAKPSGKTGDGLVGFVDSDFGGDLDKRRSLTGYVFTIGGCAMSWRATLQSIVACSTADAEYMALSEACKEAIWLRGLYAELCGDSSCPTIFSDSQSAIYLTKNPVYHERTKHIDVGFHYIRDVVAEGNLKVCKISTHDNPADKMTKPVPT is encoded by the exons ATGGAGGTTAAGTATGAAGAGGAAGATACTTCTTTAATGTTACTTTGTTCACTGCCAAGTTCTTATACCAATTTTAGAGACACCATATTATACAGTCGTGATACTCTCACACGTAATGAAGTTTATGAAGCTTTGAACTCTAAGGAGAAGATGAAATTAATGGTGCCTCATGATGGTTCAAGTTCATCCCAAGCCGAGGGATTATCTGTTCGTGGCAGGACAAAGGAGAAGAACTCCAATAATGGAAACATAGGCAAAAGTAAGAATGGCTACAGGGGCCGGTCGCAATCCAGAGACAAGAAGTATTGCAGATATTGCAAGAGAGACGGGCATGACATCTCAGAGTGTTTCAAGTTGCAGAATAAAGAAAAGAGGAAAGGTAGCAAACAAGGTGAAAGTTCTACTAACGTTGCTCGTGATGATAGTTCCGATGATGCTCTTGTCGTTATTGCTGGATGTGCTGAGACCAATGATGAGTGG ATTGAAGGCATAGGTTCCGTTCGAATCAAGATGTTTGATGGCACAATCAGAACTTTGACAGATGTTCGGTATATTCCGAAGATGAAGAGAAATCTTATCTCTGTTAGTGCCCTTGATGCAAAGGGGTACAAGTATTCAGGTGGAGATAGTGTTTTGAAGGTCACCAAAGGCTCCCTTGTTGTGATGAAAG TGTTAAATAAGAGAGGTCTTCTTGATGGATATGAACCTGGTAAATTGAAATTTTGTGAGCATTGTATCTTCGGCAAGAACAAGAGGGTGAAGTTCAACACTTCGACTCATACAACCGAAG GTTATAAATTGTGGAATCCTGAAACCCAGAAGGTTGTTATTAGCAGAAATGTTATCTTTAATGAATCTGCTATGTTACATGATGTTCCATCTACTAATGTTCCCGTTGAGAGTGAACAACAGCCTATTGTTCAGGAGCCTACTGTTCAGGTGGACCATGTTATTGATCAGGTGATACTTCTG AGGAAATTGAAG CATAGCTCTATTCGCACTTTACTTAGTATTGTTGCCATGCTTGATCTTGAACTTGAACAATTGGATGTTAAAACTGCATTCTTACATGGAGAATTAGAAGAGGatatttatatggaacaacctgAAGGTTTTGTTATTCCTGGAAAAGAAAAGCTTGTCT GTTTCAAAAGGCCTAATTATGATAGTTGTGTTTATTTGAAAATTGTCAATGGTTCAACTATTTATTTGCtcctttatgttgatgatatgctAATTGTTGCAAAGAGTATGTCAGATATTGATGAACTAAAGAAGCAATTGAGTAATGAATTTGAGATCAAGGATTTGGGTGCAGCAAAGAAAATTCTTGGAATGGAAATATCCAGGAATAGACCGTCTGGAAAAGTATATCTAAGTCAGAAGGGATATATTGATAAAGTTCTTCGTcgttttaatatgcataatgccaAGCCG TCAGGGAAAACCGGAGATGGACTTGTTGGTTTTGTTGATTCTGATTTTGGTGGTGATTTGGATAAGAGAAGATCACTCACaggttatgttttcaccattggtGGTTGTGCTATGAGTTGGAGAGCAACTTTGCAGTCTATTGTGGCTTGTTCCACTGCTGATGCCGAGTATATGGCTCTTTCTGAGGCATGCAAAGAAGCTATCTGGTTGAGAGGTTTGTACGCTGAGCTTTGTGGAGATTCATCTTGCCCTACCATATTTTCTGACAGTCAAAGTGCCATATATCTTACCAAGAATCCAGTGTATCATGAGAGGACAAAACACATTGATGTCGGATTTCATTATATTCGAGATGTTGTTGCTGAAGGCAATTTGAAGGTATGCAAGATAAGTACTCATGATAATCCCGCTGACAAGATGACAAAGCCAGTTCCTacctga